A stretch of the Planktothricoides raciborskii GIHE-MW2 genome encodes the following:
- a CDS encoding S-layer family protein encodes MRTVQTPGIQYFWHHFLSFLYLREIIGLIPVFSLTLLLFPSLIPEARSQIIPDATLSNNSVVIPQGNTLNIEGGTTVGDRLFHSFQEFSIPTNTEAFFNNAVNISDIITRITGGQISNIDGILRSNGTANLLIINPNGIIFGLNARLNIGGSFFATTADSLLFNDGNIFSAKRPNQAPSLTINTPIGLQMGSNPGEIINQSRFTDDTGKLVGLQVQPGKKLGLIGGNISLDGGYLTAPEGNIFLLSLENSVITANQENYLINASFLNHDLLSVKNHITLSKLAAVDASGNGGGSIQIIGRNVSLENNTRITADTLGNNPGQGITIEANLLELQVGALISSSTFADGNAGNLTVNATESIQLRGAAPVEFLERVDVKDRVSQPSDISSGLFALTFGNGNAGNLTISTQRLRMENGATVTTMTEGMGNGGNIVVNAAQFLQLNDSAIASYTRGRDFGEGNAGNITVNTVTLSSNGAMISSNTRGIGDAGNISLNASELIEVAGRATTSFFVFPGVFANSSPSFAGTEASLKDVDAGSSGNVTVNTGRLIVRNGAQIGAGTFSPAPGGTLTVNASESVEIIGTTPDEFRFPSVLFVDTAGAGDAGNLIVNTQRLVLRDGGQITAGTVDRGNGGRLIVNATESITLSGGVPVSADGVDYFFNRNGQFPSALISSSVSAASGDAGDLTIATGRLRVENGAAVTVDNQGTGNAGNLAIAANSIFLDLQGVIIANTASGEGGNIQLQTQEIFQRRESLISTTAGNLGNGGNMTIDTQTLVALENSDITANAQRGAGGNIILDTQGMFGIQLREQLTPESDITASSEFGLSGTVTINNPDVDPTYGLIKLPENVTDPTKRIVTGCAANQGNSFIVTGRGGLPPDPTSVIRSTTVWQDWRDISLVGDNEPASFSPSSAKFTAFPRSDSAQGTRNENRPDEITEATGWVITANGTVELIGDPPNPIRNNLVECGQNFHP; translated from the coding sequence ATGCGTACTGTTCAAACTCCAGGGATTCAATATTTTTGGCATCATTTTTTATCTTTTTTATATCTGAGAGAAATTATTGGACTGATTCCAGTGTTTTCCCTGACGCTGTTACTGTTTCCCTCATTAATTCCTGAAGCGCGATCGCAAATTATCCCGGATGCAACCCTGTCGAATAATTCCGTGGTTATCCCCCAGGGAAATACTTTGAACATTGAAGGGGGAACGACGGTGGGCGATCGCCTCTTTCACAGTTTCCAAGAATTTTCTATCCCCACAAATACCGAGGCATTTTTTAACAACGCTGTCAATATTTCTGACATCATCACTCGCATCACTGGTGGTCAAATTTCTAATATTGATGGCATCTTAAGATCGAATGGCACAGCCAACTTATTAATTATCAACCCCAATGGCATCATTTTTGGTCTTAATGCCCGCTTAAATATTGGAGGTTCTTTTTTTGCTACCACCGCCGATAGCCTTTTATTTAATGATGGTAATATTTTCAGCGCCAAGAGACCAAACCAAGCCCCAAGCTTGACGATTAATACACCAATTGGGTTACAAATGGGATCGAATCCGGGAGAAATTATCAACCAATCCCGATTTACCGATGATACAGGAAAACTGGTGGGATTGCAAGTACAACCAGGCAAAAAATTAGGCTTAATTGGCGGAAATATTTCCCTGGATGGCGGTTATTTAACTGCACCGGAAGGAAACATTTTTTTATTATCTCTAGAAAATAGTGTTATCACCGCAAACCAGGAAAATTATCTGATTAATGCATCATTTTTAAATCACGATTTATTATCAGTTAAAAATCATATTACCTTGTCAAAATTAGCTGCGGTAGATGCCAGTGGTAATGGCGGCGGTAGCATTCAAATCATTGGCAGAAATGTCAGCTTAGAAAATAATACTCGCATAACCGCAGATACCCTGGGAAATAATCCCGGTCAGGGCATTACCATTGAAGCAAATTTGCTAGAGTTACAAGTGGGTGCTTTAATTTCTTCCTCGACTTTTGCCGATGGAAATGCCGGAAATTTAACCGTAAATGCCACTGAATCAATTCAACTCCGTGGTGCCGCCCCAGTGGAATTTTTAGAACGAGTCGATGTCAAAGATCGAGTTTCTCAGCCTTCGGATATCAGTAGTGGTTTATTTGCCCTGACTTTTGGTAATGGAAATGCGGGAAATTTAACCATTTCTACTCAACGTTTACGGATGGAAAATGGGGCGACTGTCACTACGATGACCGAAGGTATGGGTAACGGCGGCAATATTGTAGTAAATGCTGCCCAATTCTTGCAACTAAATGATTCAGCAATTGCATCCTACACCAGGGGGCGTGATTTTGGCGAAGGCAACGCTGGAAATATTACCGTAAATACAGTTACGCTTTCCTCGAATGGCGCTATGATTTCAAGCAATACTCGCGGCATTGGTGACGCTGGAAATATTAGTTTAAATGCTTCTGAATTAATTGAAGTTGCGGGGAGAGCAACCACTTCTTTTTTTGTATTTCCAGGAGTATTTGCTAACAGTAGCCCTTCTTTTGCTGGAACCGAAGCATCGTTAAAAGATGTGGATGCGGGAAGCAGTGGTAATGTCACCGTTAATACCGGACGATTAATTGTGAGAAATGGAGCACAAATTGGGGCTGGCACATTTAGTCCTGCCCCAGGGGGAACTTTGACGGTGAATGCATCTGAATCGGTGGAAATAATTGGCACGACTCCCGATGAATTTCGCTTTCCCTCTGTGTTATTTGTGGATACGGCAGGGGCAGGAGATGCGGGTAATTTGATTGTGAATACTCAGCGATTGGTTCTGCGCGATGGAGGGCAAATTACAGCGGGTACGGTTGACCGAGGAAATGGCGGTCGTTTAATCGTGAATGCCACTGAATCTATCACACTAAGTGGTGGTGTTCCAGTTAGTGCCGATGGTGTTGACTATTTTTTTAATCGCAATGGTCAGTTTCCCAGTGCTTTGATCAGCAGTAGTGTGAGTGCTGCTTCTGGGGATGCCGGGGATTTAACGATCGCCACGGGACGATTGCGGGTTGAGAATGGCGCTGCGGTGACGGTGGATAATCAAGGAACAGGAAATGCGGGAAATTTAGCGATCGCTGCTAATTCGATTTTTTTGGATCTTCAAGGGGTGATTATTGCTAACACTGCCTCTGGGGAAGGGGGCAATATTCAGTTACAAACTCAGGAAATTTTTCAACGGCGTGAAAGTTTAATTAGTACCACCGCTGGCAACCTAGGAAATGGCGGCAATATGACAATCGATACCCAGACTTTAGTGGCTTTAGAAAATAGCGATATTACCGCCAATGCCCAACGGGGGGCAGGGGGAAATATTATCCTCGATACTCAGGGAATGTTTGGCATTCAGTTGCGAGAACAACTGACACCAGAAAGTGATATTACCGCTAGTTCTGAATTTGGACTTTCGGGAACGGTGACAATTAATAATCCTGATGTAGATCCGACTTACGGGCTGATTAAATTACCCGAAAATGTCACCGATCCTACCAAAAGAATTGTCACCGGATGCGCGGCTAACCAAGGCAATTCTTTTATTGTCACCGGACGGGGGGGTTTACCACCAGATCCCACTTCAGTCATCCGCAGCACCACTGTCTGGCAGGATTGGCGAGATATTTCTTTAGTCGGAGATAATGAACCGGCAAGTTTTTCCCCTTCTTCCGCAAAATTCACGGCCTTTCCCAGGAGCGATTCCGCACAGGGGACGCGCAACGAGAATCGCCCTGATGAAATCACCGAAGCAACCGGGTGGGTCATTACTGCTAATGGCACGGTAGAATTAATTGGCGATCCCCCAAATCCCATCAGAAATAATCTAGTTGAATGTGGCCAAAATTTTCATCCCTAG